The genomic DNA GACCTACCTCACCACCCATGCCGTAGTGCCGCACATGGGCGAAGGCGCGGCAATCGTCAACTTCGCGTCGCAGGCCGGTCGCGATGGCGGTGGCCCCGGTGCATCCATCTATGCAACCGCCAAGGCAGGCGTGATGACCTTCACCCGCGCCATGGCCAAGGAGCTGGGCCCGAAGGGCATCCGGGTCAACGCGCTGTGCTGCGGCATGATCGCCACGCGGTTCCATGACGAGTTCACCAAGCCGGAAGTGCGCACCGCCGTAGCCGCCGGTACGCCGCTGCGGCGCCAGGGTCGTCCGCAGGAAGCAGCCGACGTGGCCGTGTACCTGGCTTCGGACGAGGCCGCCTTCATCACCGGCGCGAACATCGACGTCAACGGCGGCACGTTCTTCTCCTGACCGGAGTTTCACCATGCTGCGCTGGATCACCGCTCTTTCCCTTGCCGTTGGTTCCGCGCTGTCCGCATCGGCTGCCCCCGCGCAGCCGGTGTGGGTCACCGCCTGGACCGCATCACCCGCGCCGGACCGCCTGGACGGCACGCCGCAGGCCCCCGTGCAGTTCGCTGCACAGACCGTCCGCCAGGACATCCGGCTGGGCAGCCGCGCCGATGCGCTGCGGCTGCGCATCAGCAATGAACTGGGCACGTCCCCACTGCGGGTCGAAGACATGACCGTACGCGGTTCCTCCGGCCGCCCGCTGCCCGTGCAGGTGGACGGACGCAGGGTCATCGACGTACCGGTAGGGGCTGCGTTGCTGACTGATCCGCTGCCACTGAAGGCCGCGGCGCTGGATGAGATCCAGGTCACCGCCTTTTTCCCACAGGCGACGCGCCCCGCCGTGCGCCGTACCACCGTGCGGGTGGCCGAGGGCCGACAGCCGCGCGTGGCCGACAGCGTGGCCGTGTCCTATCGCCAGAATGTGATTTCGGCGGTGCTGGTACAGCGCGCGGATCGACCATCGGTCATCGTGGCGCTGGGTGATTCCATCACCGAAGGCGCCACCGCAGCACGCGGCTCGTACAACCAGTGGCCCGAGCGCCTGGCCGTGCGCTTGCAGCAGGCCTGCCCGGACCGCTTCGTCGTGCTCAACCAAGGCATCAGCGGCAACAAGCTGCTGGACCACGGGCGCAGCCACAGCGCGCTGTCCCGGCTGGACCGCGATGTGATCGCCGTGGCCGATGCCGATCAGATGATCCTCTTCGAAGGCATCAACGATATCCGTCATGGCGGCGGCCCCACACCTCTGCCCGGCCGCACGGCCGACGACATGCTGCTGGGTTATCGACAGATCGCCACGCGCCTGCACCAGCACGGCGCGCGCGCGTTCATCGGCACGCTGACGCCCTTCGGGGGCTCCGAGCGCTATGAACCGCTATCGGCCGCGACCCGGACCACGATCAATGCATGGGCGCGCGGCGATGACAGCGGCTTTGACGGCGTAGTGGACTTCGATGCGGCGCTGCGCGACCCGGCCACGCCGGAATCCCTGCCTGCTGGCATCACCCGCGATCACCTGCATCCCAACGACGAAGGCTATGCGCGCATGGCCGATGCCATCGACCTGACGATGCTGGGCTGTCAGGCACGTTGAGCACCGATGCGTGGCCTGCACGGGTGGGGCGGGCTTTGACTACGCCCCGCTGCGTGGAGCGAACATGATCACGGCCATGCCGGCCAAGCACAGCGACACGCCCAGCACGTCCCACCGACCGGGACGAATGCCGTCGACCAGCCAAAGCCAGAGCAGCGCCGTGCCCACATACACGCCACCGTAGGCCGCATAGATGCGCCCACTGGCATCGGGATGCAGGGTCAGCAGCCAGGCGAACAATGCCAGGCTGGCCGCGGCCGGCAGCAGCAGCCACGCGCTGCCATCACGACGCAGCCACAGCCACGGCAGGTAACAGCCGATGATCTCGGCCAGCGCCGTGATCAGGAACAGCCCAAAGGTCTTCACGATGCGGCTTCGTCCGCCTTCGCGCGTTGCCAGAGTGCTTCCTGCGCCTGCAGGTCCAGGTCCGCCATGCGCTCGCCCGCAGCGTCGGCGTAGCCTTCCATCGCCCGGAATCGACGTTCGAACTTGTGGTTCGCACCGCGCAGTGCACTGCCCACGTCGACATCGGCCTGCCGGGCCAGTTTCGCGCAGACGAACAGCAGGTCGCCCAGCTCTTCCTGCAGCCGCGCCTTGTTGCCGGCGATGTCACCCCGCTCGAACTCCGCGCGCAGCTCCTGCAGTTCCTCCGCCGCCTTGTCCAGCACCGGCAGGGGACCGGACCAGTCGAATCCCACCTTGGCGGCGCGCGACTGCAGCTTCAGTGCGCGCTGCCATTCCGGCAGCCCACGCGAGATACCTGCCAGCGCCGAGCGATCCGTTTCGCCCTTGGCCGCACGCTCTTCCCGCTTGATGGCGTCCCAGTTGCGCAGCACATGGGCGGCATCGTCCACGCTGGCATCGGCGAAGATATGCGGATGGCGGCGGACCATCTTTTCATTGATGGAGCGGGCAACGTCGGCAAAGGCGAACGCGCCCTGCTCTTCCGCCATCCGGGCATGGAACACGACCTGCAGCAGCAGGTCCCCAAGCTCGTCACACAGATCATCCAGGTCACCGCGATCAATCGCATCGGCGACTTCGTACGCCTCTTCGATGGTGTACGGGGCGATGGTGGAAAAGTCCTGTTCAAGATCCCACGGACAGCCACCGTCCGGATCGCGCAGGCGCGCCATGATCGCCAGCAGGCGGCCCAGTTCGGTTGCTGCGTCGGTCGCGCTCATTCGGTATTCCCGTTGCTGTCGTCGAGCCAACCGCGCCAGGGCAACGCAGGATCACCCAGTGCCATGAAGTCACCGTTGAGCAGGCTCTCGCGGCGGTTGTAGCGGAATGGTTTACCGGTGCTCGCCGACAGCACGGCGCCGCCGGCGGCATGCAGGACACACTGGCCCGCGGCGGTGTCCCATTCACTGGTCGGTCCCAACCGCGGATAGACATCCAGATCGCCCTCGGCGATCCGGCAGAACTTCAGCGAAGACCCTTGTGCCACGGTCTCGATGTCGCCCATCCGCTGCAGCAGCGCCTCGGTGCGCGCGGACCGGTGTGAACGACTGGCGGCAACGCGCAGCGGGGCATGGGCGGGCGCGCGCGTGCGCAGCACCGTGTCATGCACGCCCTGCCGTCGATACGCCTGCTCACCCCGCATCGCGTGCCACACCAGGCCGGTTACCGGTGCCAGTACCACCCCGAAGGTCGGTGCCCCCTGGTAGACCAGCGCGATGTTCACACTGAACTCGCCATTGCGCTTGATGAACTCACGGGTGCCGTCCAAGGGGTCGACCAGCCAGTACGCGCCCCAGTGGCGTCGCGTCTCCCAGTCGGCGGCCACGGACTCTTCCGACAGCACGGGCAGGTCCGGCGTCAGCCGCAGCAGCCCACTGACGATGCGGTCGTTGGCCGCCAGGTCCGCCGTGGTTACCGGGCTGTCGTCATCCTTCAGGCTGACGTCGAACCCGGTGGCATACACCTGCATGATGGCCGCCGCCGCATCCTGGGCGATGGCGATGACGGTTTCGCGCAGGTCGGTCGTAATGCGTACGTGGGTCACGGCAGCAGGCGCCCGCGACACCGTGGCGCGGCGGCATGCCGGCTCATGGGCGACCCTGCAGCCACTGCCGCGCGATGAACAGCGCCGCCAGCGAACGGCCTTCTGAGAAATCTTCGCGCAGCATCAGCTGATCGAGTTCGGCAAGCTTCCACGGCACGACTTCCAGCTCTTCGGGTTCATCGCCCTGCAGTTTCTCCGGATAAAGATCGCGTGCCACGACGAGCCATGACTGATGGCTCATGTACGTAGGGGCCAGCGTCATCGCACGCAGTACGTCCACGCGCCGCGCGCCATAACCGGCTTCTTCCTTCAGCTCGCGATCGGCCGCCTGTTCCGGCGTCTCGCCGGCGTCGATCCGTCCCTTCACCAGGCCCAGTTCGTAGCGGTGCATGCCCGCGGCGTACTCCCGCACCAGCAGCACGGTGTCCTCGTCCAGCATCGGCACCACCACGACGGCGCCGTGGCCACGGCTGACCAGGCGCTCGAATCGCCGCTGTTCGCCATTGGAGAACTCCAGGTCCAGATGCTGGCGCTGGAAGGGGCCGTTTTCCTCGTCGGTGATCCGATGGATGATGGGCAGGCGACGGCTCATGCGGAATGCCCCGCGCGGGCCGATAGAATGGACGAAGGCAGCAACATGTTCATGAGCTCACGATGCTAGCAGAGACGCAGCCCTCCCCGCAGGGCAACCCGTTCGAAAACCCGTTGTTCCATGACCGCGGTGCGCGGCCTGCGCGCCGCAAGGAGACCTGTGCATGCGTGTGACCCGCTGCCCGGTGCCGCTTGCACTGCAGGCGGGCCAGACACTTTCACTGCCTGAAGAGACCGCCAACCACCTGGTGCGCGTACTGCGCCTGCGCGAGGGCGATGGCTGCGTGCTCTTCAATGGGGATGGCCACGATTACCACGCCACCCTGGTCACGGTGGGCAAGCGCGATGCGCAGGTACGGATCGACCGGGCCAGCCGACTGGACAACGAATCCCCCCTGCCCCTCACCCTGCTGCAGGGCGTAGCGCGTGGCGAGAAGATGGATCTGATCCTGCAGAAGGCAACGGAACTGGGGGTGGCGGCCGTGATCCCGGTCAATGCCGAACGGACCGAGGTCAAACTGGATGGCGCGCGCGCAGAAAAGCGGGTCGCGCACTGGAACAGCGTGGTGCAATCGGCGTGCGGCCAGTCCGGGCGCGCGCGGATTCCGCAGGTTGGCGCTCCGTTGTCGTTGGCGGCCGCCGTCGCGACGCTGCCCGAAGACACGCTGCGGCTGACCCTGGATCCCCTGGGCAGTCATCGCCTGTCCACCCTGCACGCGGCCCCGCCCGGCGGCATCGTCGTAGCCATCGGCCCGGAAGGCGGCTGGTCGCCACGTGACCGCGATCTGCTCGCCACGGCCGGCTTCCAGGGGCTGCAGCTGGGTCCTCGCATCCTGCGCACGGAAACGGCAGGCCTCGCGGCGATCGCCGCGCTGCAGGCACGCCTGGGTGACCTCGGCTGACGGGTAGCGCCGAGCCACGCTCGGCGAGCGCGAAGCGCGGGCAGTTCCGGCCTGACCGGTCACGGACACCATCCGCCGAGCGTGGCTCGGCGCTACGGATATCTCACGGTGACGCGGTGCCCTCTTCTGACGGTTGCGCCGAGCCACGCTCGGCGAGCGCGAAGCGCAGGCAGGTCAGTGCAGTGAATCCAGCGCCCTTTCCAGCGCATCCAGGTTCGGCAGCAGTGCGCTCTGCTCGCCCAGCAGCACGCGCATGTGCACGCTGTCGGGCAGGTTCTCTTCCGACGCGTCTGCCAGCAGACCGTCACGCGGCACCGAGATCAACTGCGGAAAGCCCTGCGTCAGCACCGCGTAATACGGCCGCTCTGCGTTGCCAGCCAGCGATTTCAACACCACCACCTTGTTGTTGCTGCCCACGCTTTCTTCGCCCAGGCCGGACAAGCGGGCAAAGGACACCAGCGGTATGTCCCAGCCGTGCCAGGCCAGCCGACCCAGCAGCCAGTGCGGGCCGTCCGCCGTCGGCTCGACCTGCACCTTGGCCATCATTTCAGCGACGGTCGCATTCGGCAGCAGCACGCGCTCGGGTCCGGACTGGATGAGGACACCGCGGATTTCATCATTATTGGCATGGCTCACGACGGCTCTCCTTGCTCAGGCAGTTCCCAGCGCGCACTGATTGCCTGCGCCAGCTCCTGGGGTTCGCCGGCGAACATGCCGGCAGCGACCACCGCGGTTGCGGCAGCCGGGTCATAGCATCCCTCACCGACCTGACCGCCGACCCACGCACCGGCTTCGGCGAGGGTGAGCGCCGGGTCGACCTGGGACAGATCGGCACCGCTGAGCAGGATCACCGCACTGTGCGCGGGCGGCAACGCGGCCAGGTCCAGACCCTGCGCGCTGCCGAGGAAATACAACCCGCCATCCCGCAGGGCGGCGGCCGTATCATCGGACAGGATGTACACCTGCCCCTCGACGACGTCGGCACCGATTTCAGCCAGCTCGACCGGCAGCGGAGAGACGCGTGCCATCTGCTTCACCAGATTGCCGTAGCGCGCGCCATCCAGCGGCATGCGGACCAGCAGGGGCACGTCGAGGCGGGCTGGCAGCGCGGCCAGCAGGCGACGCAGCGCATCGGGGCCGCCAATACCGGCCAGTACCACCACCGCGCCCTTGGCACCGCGACGTGGGCCGGCCGCTTCGTCCATCTCGACCAGTGACAGTCGATCCGAATCAAACGCCGGCAGGGGCGGCGGTCCCGCGTCCACGCGTGCGGCGGGGGCAAAGGATGCCTCGTCGTCCAGCAACGACCAGCTTCCGTGATCGAGCGGCACCGACGGCAGCACGGGGCTGCTGATGGCGGCCGGCTCGTGGCGATCGGTTGTCTGCTCGACGTCCCGCTCGGTCACCTGCGATGGCTGCCAAGGGCCCGGGGGCTCGTACAGACTGTCGCCCGCCAGCAGGTCGGCCGCGTCGACGGCTTCATCCACATGGAACGCCAGCGGCGCGTTGGCATGCAACTGCTCGGGGGTGTCCGGCAGGCCAGGTTCCGGCACGAGCTCTTCTTCAACTTCCGCACCCGGTGGCAGCACCTGGCGGTGGCCATGCAGCTTGGCTGCCAGATGGCGTGCCCAGCGCTGGGTTTCCCACCCTTCCCGGCGTGCCGCCAGTTCGGCCTCGTCGAACACCAGGGTGAAATCAGGCGAAGACAGCACCGCATCGAGGCGTTCCAATGCGTCCTCCACGGCAGGCTCCAACGCGATCACCACCGCCTGCGGCGCAACCGCAAGCAGCGCGGCCGGGTCCAGCACGTTGGGATCCTCTTCCAGCACCAGCGCTACATCGGCCTGCGCGAGTGCTTCACGCAGGCGGTCGCGCGCGGCGCCCTCCCTGGCCAGCAGTGCAACGGCCGGCGGCGGCATTACGTCATTCACGGACACGGGCGATCCCCAGCAGGTCGTACACGTTACGCATCAGGTCAAGCTCTTGGTAGGGCTTGCCCAGGTAACGCTGCACGCCGATTTCGAAGGCGCGCTGGCGATGCTTTTCGCCACTGCGCGAAGTGATCATCACAATGGGCACGTCGCGATAGCGCGGGTCGGCACGCATGGCCGTAGCCAGTTCATAACCATCCATGCGCGGCATCTCGATATCCAGCAGCATCAGGTCGGGCACACGTTCTTCCAGCCGCTCCAGCGCCTCCACGCCGTCGCGGGCGACGCTGACATCGAAGTTGTGGCGTTCCAGGATGCGCCCGGTGACCTTGCGCATGGTGAGTGAATCGTCCACCACCATCACCAGCGGCACCTGCCGCTGCAGTTCCTGTTCGGCAACCAGCAGCGGACGCTGCGGGTTGCCGACGAAGCGGCGCACCAGCGGGGCCACGTCCAGGATCACCACCACGCGGCCATCGCCGGTGATGGTGGCGCCGTAGATTCCCGGAACCGACGCAATCTGCAGGCCGACCGGCTTGACCACGATTTCGCGGTTGCCGAGCACCTGGTCGATCGCCACCGCCGCGCGCAGGTCGCCTGCGCGGACCAGCAGCAGCGGCACCTGGGCCTGGCCCTCGGCACGCGCCGGCGCCTGGCCGATCAGGCTGCCGAGATCGTGCAGCGTGTACTCCTCGCCACTGTAGCGGTAGGTGCTGTCGCCCGCTTCGAAGCGTTCGCGTGAGATGCGACCGATACCGCTGACCGATGCCACCGGCACGGCGTAGGTGGTCTCGCCGATCTGCACCAGCACCGCCTGGGTCACCGCCAGCGTCTGCGGCAGGCGCAACGTGAAGCGCGCGCCCTGGCCACGGACCGAGTGGATTTCCACGCTGCCACCCAACTGGCGCACTTCGTTGCGCACCACGTCCATGCCTACGCCGCGTCCGGACAACTGGCTCAACTGGTCGGCGGTGCTGAAGCCGGCGGCGAAGATCAGGTTGTCCAACTCGTTGTCCGCCAGCACCGCCTCGGCCTGGATAAGCCCGCGTTCCAACGCACGACGACGGATCGCCTCGCGGTCCAGCCCGGCGCCATCATCCGACACGTCGAGCACGATTTCCGAGCCTTCGCGGTGCAGACGCAGGGTGATCTCACCCTCTTCCTGCTTGCCGGCGGCGCGGCGCTGCTCGGCCGTTTCCAGACCGTGCGCCACCGAGTTGCGCAGCATGTGTTCCAGCGGCGCCACCATCCGGTCAAGCACGTTGCGATCGAGTTCGCCATGCGTGCCTTCCAGGGTGAGGTGGACCTGCTTGCCGGTATCAACCCCTGCCTGGCGAACCACCCGGCGCAGACGCGGCACCAGGCCATCGAAGGGCACCATGCGTGCGCGCATCAAGCCATCCTGCAGCTCCGAACTGACGCGCGACTGCTGCTGCAGCAAGGTGTCGTACTGCCGCGACAGGTCGTCCAGCACACCCTGCAGCCCGCCCAGATCGGCCGCCGATTCGTTCAGTGCACGGCTCAGCTGCTGCAGCGTGGAGAAGCGGTCGAGTTCCAGCGGATCGAACGTGTGGTCTGCCTGCTCCTGCTCACGCTGGTAGCGCGCCACGATCTGCGCTTCGGTCTCCAGATCAAGACGACGCAACTGATCACGCAGTCGGGCATTGGTACGTTCAAGCTCGCCCATGGCGCCGCGGAAGGCACCAAGCTGCTGTTCCAGCCGCGAGCGGTAGATCGCCACTTCACCGGCGTGGTTGACGAGCCGATCAAGCAGGTCGGCGCGCACGCGCACCTGCTCCTGCTGCGGTCGTGCGCCACCCTCTTCTTCGCCACCGCCATCCAGCGGCAGGGGTGCTGACAACGGCAGGCTGGCGATGAGGTCAGCGGCGGTCGGCTGCGCAGGTGCGACAGCCGGCTCAGGGGCCGAGCCATCGAGAACGACCTGGCCACGCGTACGTGCGTCGAAGGCGGCCACCAGGTCATCGGCAGCGTCCACGCCGCGATGTGCACCGGTGCGGGTCAGCATCTGGTGCAGGCGATCGAAGCCGCGCTCCAGCAACTGCACATCGGCGTGTCCGATGCTGGTGCGCCCGGCTGCGACAGCCTCCAGCAGCGACTCGATGCCATGCCCCAGATCACCGATGGCGTTGATGCCCGCCATACGTGCACCGCCCTTCAGCGTGTGCAGATCACGTTGCAGGCCAGCCAACGCGTCGCGGTCCTCCGGTTCGGCGCGCAGGTCGCTGATCAGGCCATCGCAATGATCCAGCAGATCCTTG from Stenotrophomonas sp. 169 includes the following:
- a CDS encoding glucose 1-dehydrogenase, translated to MSFQDKVAIVTGGGRDIGRAISIKLAAAGARVCFNYANDEASARETLAQIEAAGGQAILHRADVTDPAAVAGLVAAAQAAFGPRIDLLINVAGGMVERRPLADIDPAFFHKVIDLNLTSTYLTTHAVVPHMGEGAAIVNFASQAGRDGGGPGASIYATAKAGVMTFTRAMAKELGPKGIRVNALCCGMIATRFHDEFTKPEVRTAVAAGTPLRRQGRPQEAADVAVYLASDEAAFITGANIDVNGGTFFS
- a CDS encoding chemotaxis protein CheW is translated as MSHANNDEIRGVLIQSGPERVLLPNATVAEMMAKVQVEPTADGPHWLLGRLAWHGWDIPLVSFARLSGLGEESVGSNNKVVVLKSLAGNAERPYYAVLTQGFPQLISVPRDGLLADASEENLPDSVHMRVLLGEQSALLPNLDALERALDSLH
- the mazG gene encoding nucleoside triphosphate pyrophosphohydrolase, whose product is MSATDAATELGRLLAIMARLRDPDGGCPWDLEQDFSTIAPYTIEEAYEVADAIDRGDLDDLCDELGDLLLQVVFHARMAEEQGAFAFADVARSINEKMVRRHPHIFADASVDDAAHVLRNWDAIKREERAAKGETDRSALAGISRGLPEWQRALKLQSRAAKVGFDWSGPLPVLDKAAEELQELRAEFERGDIAGNKARLQEELGDLLFVCAKLARQADVDVGSALRGANHKFERRFRAMEGYADAAGERMADLDLQAQEALWQRAKADEAAS
- the cysQ gene encoding 3'(2'),5'-bisphosphate nucleotidase CysQ; translation: MTHVRITTDLRETVIAIAQDAAAAIMQVYATGFDVSLKDDDSPVTTADLAANDRIVSGLLRLTPDLPVLSEESVAADWETRRHWGAYWLVDPLDGTREFIKRNGEFSVNIALVYQGAPTFGVVLAPVTGLVWHAMRGEQAYRRQGVHDTVLRTRAPAHAPLRVAASRSHRSARTEALLQRMGDIETVAQGSSLKFCRIAEGDLDVYPRLGPTSEWDTAAGQCVLHAAGGAVLSASTGKPFRYNRRESLLNGDFMALGDPALPWRGWLDDSNGNTE
- a CDS encoding YnfA family protein, whose product is MKTFGLFLITALAEIIGCYLPWLWLRRDGSAWLLLPAAASLALFAWLLTLHPDASGRIYAAYGGVYVGTALLWLWLVDGIRPGRWDVLGVSLCLAGMAVIMFAPRSGA
- a CDS encoding 16S rRNA (uracil(1498)-N(3))-methyltransferase; translated protein: MRVTRCPVPLALQAGQTLSLPEETANHLVRVLRLREGDGCVLFNGDGHDYHATLVTVGKRDAQVRIDRASRLDNESPLPLTLLQGVARGEKMDLILQKATELGVAAVIPVNAERTEVKLDGARAEKRVAHWNSVVQSACGQSGRARIPQVGAPLSLAAAVATLPEDTLRLTLDPLGSHRLSTLHAAPPGGIVVAIGPEGGWSPRDRDLLATAGFQGLQLGPRILRTETAGLAAIAALQARLGDLG
- the nudE gene encoding ADP compounds hydrolase NudE produces the protein MSRRLPIIHRITDEENGPFQRQHLDLEFSNGEQRRFERLVSRGHGAVVVVPMLDEDTVLLVREYAAGMHRYELGLVKGRIDAGETPEQAADRELKEEAGYGARRVDVLRAMTLAPTYMSHQSWLVVARDLYPEKLQGDEPEELEVVPWKLAELDQLMLREDFSEGRSLAALFIARQWLQGRP
- a CDS encoding chemotaxis protein CheB; amino-acid sequence: MSVNDVMPPPAVALLAREGAARDRLREALAQADVALVLEEDPNVLDPAALLAVAPQAVVIALEPAVEDALERLDAVLSSPDFTLVFDEAELAARREGWETQRWARHLAAKLHGHRQVLPPGAEVEEELVPEPGLPDTPEQLHANAPLAFHVDEAVDAADLLAGDSLYEPPGPWQPSQVTERDVEQTTDRHEPAAISSPVLPSVPLDHGSWSLLDDEASFAPAARVDAGPPPLPAFDSDRLSLVEMDEAAGPRRGAKGAVVVLAGIGGPDALRRLLAALPARLDVPLLVRMPLDGARYGNLVKQMARVSPLPVELAEIGADVVEGQVYILSDDTAAALRDGGLYFLGSAQGLDLAALPPAHSAVILLSGADLSQVDPALTLAEAGAWVGGQVGEGCYDPAAATAVVAAGMFAGEPQELAQAISARWELPEQGEPS
- a CDS encoding GDSL-type esterase/lipase family protein, with the translated sequence MLRWITALSLAVGSALSASAAPAQPVWVTAWTASPAPDRLDGTPQAPVQFAAQTVRQDIRLGSRADALRLRISNELGTSPLRVEDMTVRGSSGRPLPVQVDGRRVIDVPVGAALLTDPLPLKAAALDEIQVTAFFPQATRPAVRRTTVRVAEGRQPRVADSVAVSYRQNVISAVLVQRADRPSVIVALGDSITEGATAARGSYNQWPERLAVRLQQACPDRFVVLNQGISGNKLLDHGRSHSALSRLDRDVIAVADADQMILFEGINDIRHGGGPTPLPGRTADDMLLGYRQIATRLHQHGARAFIGTLTPFGGSERYEPLSAATRTTINAWARGDDSGFDGVVDFDAALRDPATPESLPAGITRDHLHPNDEGYARMADAIDLTMLGCQAR